The following nucleotide sequence is from Psychroserpens sp. Hel_I_66.
AAATAAAGCAGTCAATCTTGGCTGTTGATAGGTTTTTCCAAAGACTTTAATGTCATCCTGTTGCCAGTGCACAGTAGTCTTTAATCTCTCAAAATAAGTATCTGCCTTTGCCTTATCGTAAAAATTTTCAATGTAGATCAATTGGGCATTTGGCAGATTAAAAAGTCTTTTTTCTTCGGAAAATAAGTCCATCACTTAATTTTTATCTAAATTAGCTATATCATGAAGATCCACAAAATTTTGTTTTTAATCTCAGTGTTTATTGTTTTCGGATTTACATTTCCGCAGAAAAATAAGCTACCCGAAGGTTTTGTGCACGTCAAAGACATCATTCCAGATTTAAACGTAGAATTACGCTACTTTTCATCACACAATTTTGTTGGAGATACCATCACGGGTTACAATGCAAATACATTGATTTTGACCAAGCAATCTGCAGAAGCCTTAAAAAAAGTGCAAGCCCATTTGCAGGAACAAAACCTGTGCTTACTGGTTTACGATGGCTTTAGACCGCAACGCGCAGTTGACCATTTTTCGTCATGGGCTAGACTTTTGAATGACACACTGCAAAAGCAGGAATTTTACCCAAATGTGAACAAAAGACATTTATTTAGAGATGGATATATTGCATCAAAATCTGGGCATAGTCGCGGGAGTACAGTAGATTTGACAATAATTGATGGTAACACGAGTGAACCTTTAGATATGGGAAGTCCTTATGATTTCTTCGGAAAAGAATCGTGGGTCGAACATCCAAATCTCACCGAAACGCAAGAGGCAAACCGTCAATTACTGCAACATGTTATGCTTAAATATAATTTTAGAAATTATCCTAAAGAGTGGTGGCATTTCACGTTGCGTTGGGAACCATTTCCAAAAACCTATTTTGATTTTCCAATAGAATAGACGCGCTGATTTTGTCAAGTATTTGCCTAAAATCACTCATTTTTTTTTGGGAAATGCATATCTTCCGAAGTAGAAAATATCAACCAAAACGTCACCTTTGTGGCATTCAATTTTTATGAAAAAAATATTACAAATAGCCAACGGTTTTGCACTTATAGCTACTATAGCGATGAATTATCTCTCTAATACAGGTGCCATGAACGGAACAACTATTGGAGACGTTTCCAGAGGATTAAACACACTTTTTACACCAGCAGGTTATGCCTTTTCTATTTGGGGATTGATCTATATAATGCTGTTAGGGTTTGCTATTTATCAGGGCAGAAGTCTATTTGTGAACGTTCGTGACGATGATTTTGTTTTACGGGTAGGCTGGTGGTTCGTAATCTCATGCATTGCAAACAGTTTTTGGGTTGTAAGTTGGATTTACGGTTATACAGGTCTGTCCTGCGTATTCATATTTCTATTACTTATTTCATTGCTCAAAATAGTGTGGAACAACCGTATGGAATTATGGGACGCACCAATCACGGTAATTGCTTTTTTATGGTGGCCATTTGTATTTTACAGTGGCTGGGTGACCGTAGCAAGTATCGCAAACGTCTCTGCCTATTTGGTAAAAATAGGTTGGAACGGATTCGGGATTTCTGCGGAAATTTGGACGCTCATCATGATTGCCATCGCAACAGTTATCAATCTAACCATTACTTGTAAACGCAACATGCGAGAATTCGCGCTCGTTGGTGCTTGGGCACTTGTAGCCATTGGAGTTGCTAATATGTCTTCGGAAACTGTAATTGCTTATACTGCTTTTGCTGCTGCTGGAATTTTAGCCATTAGTAGCGGAATTCATGGTGCCAAAAACAAGGACACCAATCCTTTTATTAAGTTTTTGGAGTATAGAAATGGTAAAAGATAATTTTTGGGTTTCGTCTAACGTGTTGTGAATAATATTAGTTACGTGGTTTAACACTAAAGTTAGCAAATAAATCACAATAGAAAGTCTGCGAGGACTTTCGTAAGCAGGCTAGAAACTAGCAATTAATTTTATACGTTGTTGGCATTAGTTCTTTGCAAATTCAATTAACTGTTTTAAATTTCCTTTATCAGCTTCTCTTAAAGCTTTTATATATTGATTTCTTGTTTCGTTAGCTTTAACCATATTTGATTGATGCCAAGAAAATATTTCATTTCTAAATATTGATTCCATAATTATATCAGCCATCATCCTTGAGTGTCTTCCATTTCCATTTGGAAAGCAATGAATGGATACTATGCGATGTTTAAATCTTATAGCTATTTCTTCAGGTGGAAAAGTGTTGTTATCTATCCAATATTTAGTGTCGTCCAATAAATTTTTTAATTCAATTCCAATTTGTGTCCACGGAATTCCGATGTTCTTTTCAGTCTTTCTAAATTCTCCTGCCCATTTCCATACATCATCATACATTTTTTTGTGTAAGTCTTTCACAAACTTTTCAGTTAAAATTTTTTTAAGTTTGAATTTTGAATGAATAGTCCATTCAACTGCTTTTTCAATGTTCAATTGCTCAAATTCATCTAGTTCTCCTTGAGTAGTGATAGACTTTATTTTAAGACCTTCCTTTTCTTCTTCGTCTAAAGGTGTTTGCCCATCTTTATAATCGAATTCTAATCCCATAATGATTTTTTCATCTCTCGTTTTATTTCGCTAGCAAGCTCTTTTATGGTTTTGGCTATCTTTTCATCTCCAATTCCTTGGTCCTCTAATTTCATATTTTGGTTAGTTCTTAAAACTATTTTTCGGGCCAGCTTTTCTGCTTTTATTTGAATTAAATCATTTATGGTCCCATTTAGTGGGACCAGTGCATATACTAATTTCAAATCAATTGCATTGGCTACATCTTTTAAAGAATTAAGCGTTATCGTACCATTAGCTTCACTTTCCTCTATTCTTTTTACTCCTTGTCTTGTTATATTTAATTTGGTACCAAGTTGTGCCATTGTCATATTAAGTGATGTCCGAATTGTATTTATCCATCCTCGTTCTGGGACCAGGACCTTTCTAGTTTCAGAGAATGGTTGAAGTTTTTGGTCCAATTGCTCAATTAAAAGTTTTTGCTTATTTCTCATTTTTGTAACTCTTTAAGTTTACAAAACAATATATTTGTAAACATATGAATTTACAAAAATACAAAAAAGTAATCTTATGTGTTTACAAAAAATAAAAAAAGTAAACAATTAAGTTTACTTCAAGTTGTTCTGTTGAATTAATGCTAATGCATTTGGTTATCAACTGTGTCAATTGTCGATATCCGTAGTTGGATGAAGTTCGACTATTTTTTTGAGAAAGTCAAACCTTTAGCTTATGCGCTTTTGTTTAATGAATTCTCGCAATTGGGCTTGAGCGATGAGACAAAAGGCAAAATTAAAAAGTTGATTTTCAAATTTCCGAAGTAAAGAAAAAAGCTAAAATCTAATTTAAGATACTTTCCACAAATTTTATAAAGACCGTTTTATGCTTTGCTAAATCCAAATCTGGAGATACCGATGCACGAACGATATAATCTTTATCACCTTCTTTGGTGGTGCCTTGGGTAGAGGTGGCGGGAACCGTCCAGTAGCAGCCTTTTAATTGTCCGTAACTTACACAAAACTTACTTTCCTCTGGAATTTCAGTAATCATTAAATTAATGAGCTTTAAGTTAAGTTCTCTTTTGTAAGCTTCACGCGCTTCTTCGGTATCGCCTTTTGTAGGAAGACCCAGTGAAAATACTGAAGGTGTAAAACCTTGTTTTGCTAGTTCTTGAGATACAAAATTAATCTTTGCCTGTGGCAATGCATGCTCAATAAAAGTCACAAACTCGCGGGTGTTTTTGTAAGCATCTTCAATTCTTTGAATCATGGATGGCATTTGCTCTGCCAAGATTTTATATTGAAAAACGGTAGCTTCATTATCGCAAAGTATCAAATGCTTTTCAATGGTTTGCATCAATGTTTTGGAAAGCTTATTCCCTACGCAATAACCAGCAGTACATCGTCCACCACTCGGAAATTTAGATCCACTCGCATAAGATATCGTTCTTACAGAAGACAATATATTGCCCTTGCCCAAAAATTGTACATTTGGACAAAACGTTTGGTCCAAAATAAACACGGGATCAATCGCTATATCGTCATTTAATGTTTTACGCTCTTTTGTTAATGCCTGTTGTAGTTCTTTAAGATTAGGGACTTCAACTCTTGGGTTTGTTGGAATCTCTGCGATGATAAAAGGGATAGCATCTTGACTCGCAATAGCATCTAAAACCCTATGGATACTTTGTACCATATCATTATCGCCATCAACTGGTAAATCAACAATATCCACATTATTAAGACACGCAGCAACACGTCTCGCCTGGTCATTTGTGCCACCATAACAATTTGGTGGAACAATTATTTTTATAGCTTTACCTTTATGATTGTCTAAAGCATCGTGTATCAAGCCCATCATTATCGCATATTGAATCGATAACCCGCTTGAAGCCACCAAAGGTTTTTCAGGTGTATTGGTGATTTCTGAAATATGATGCAAGACCGCTTTTTTCTCTGATTCTATATTTGGTCGGTTAAATACCAGAGGTTTTTGTTCTGCTAACGCATTAAGTAGCACTAGAGAGTTGGTTGGGGTCATTGCAACAGTCTCGCGACGTCTTACATGTTGAATCTCTGAAATGTAATGGTCATTTTGCTCTCCATTTACGATGAGAACACTTCCTAAATAATCATAGAGATTGATGTAGAAATCAATATTTGGGTTAAGATTTAATTGGTTTATTTCAGTTTGATTAGAAATGAAAACAGTGCTCCCTTTAAATTTATTTACTTCAGTTAAACTTTTCACCTGCTGGAGTTCAAAACTGTAACCATAGACGCGTCTTAAGATTTCAGGATCAAATTGTTCAGGTAGTTGCCCACTATATAGAATACGTGTGTTTTTATGCTCTAAAAGATTTGTTCTCAAAATAGCAAGCACAGGTATGGTCTTAGAATCAAAACTGATGACTGTACTTGATTTGATTTGGTATTGTTTTGCGATCGTCCATTCTAATACACAAGATAGAGGATGGCCTAAACGTATATAATCGTATGCGGTTGGTAAGTTTTCTAATGCAGATGTCGTGGCATTATCGTTTTTATATAAAGATTCGAATTCTTGTAAAAACTCAAATTTAGCTAAGTCTTCGTTATAAATATCTAGTCTGTGTGTAGTTAGATTTCGCCAGTTTTCTGGGATGTTTTTTATAACGTCTTTTATATAATTTAGTAAATGATTCTCTTGCATAATGTCCAATTTTTATGGTCATGCAAAGGTACAATTATTAGATTTTTTCGAAGCATTGTAATGCGATTTTGTGTTGGTATTAACACTTGTCCAAAAACAGGCTTTATCATCTTAAAAGCCTATTGTTTTTTCAATATATTCTGAAAAGACAAAGTATGATTAATTGTTTCGTAACTTTAAAATTGTCTTTTTAATGTCATCAAATTCTGTATATCCTCGTGCAATCGTGTAGAATTTATCCTTTTTTCTGTAAACGATTGAGGGAAAACCGTTCACACCCAATTCTCTGGTTTTTATAAAATCTGCTCGAGTCGCATCTTTCATAGTTTGAGATGTGAACTTTTCGCTAAAAGCAGTGAAATCGATATCTAATTTTTCGCAAATAGGTTTATAAAAGTCTAGTTGTTTAGGATCTTTGGATTCTGCATAAAAATAGTATTGTACAAGTTCGTAAAAAGGCAGTGTTTTTTCTGGAGACACCGTTCTTACCGTTATAACTGCGCGACAAGCAGGCTCAGTATCATAATG
It contains:
- a CDS encoding mobile mystery protein A produces the protein MRNKQKLLIEQLDQKLQPFSETRKVLVPERGWINTIRTSLNMTMAQLGTKLNITRQGVKRIEESEANGTITLNSLKDVANAIDLKLVYALVPLNGTINDLIQIKAEKLARKIVLRTNQNMKLEDQGIGDEKIAKTIKELASEIKREMKKSLWD
- a CDS encoding mobile mystery protein B — its product is MGLEFDYKDGQTPLDEEEKEGLKIKSITTQGELDEFEQLNIEKAVEWTIHSKFKLKKILTEKFVKDLHKKMYDDVWKWAGEFRKTEKNIGIPWTQIGIELKNLLDDTKYWIDNNTFPPEEIAIRFKHRIVSIHCFPNGNGRHSRMMADIIMESIFRNEIFSWHQSNMVKANETRNQYIKALREADKGNLKQLIEFAKN
- a CDS encoding PLP-dependent transferase, producing the protein MQENHLLNYIKDVIKNIPENWRNLTTHRLDIYNEDLAKFEFLQEFESLYKNDNATTSALENLPTAYDYIRLGHPLSCVLEWTIAKQYQIKSSTVISFDSKTIPVLAILRTNLLEHKNTRILYSGQLPEQFDPEILRRVYGYSFELQQVKSLTEVNKFKGSTVFISNQTEINQLNLNPNIDFYINLYDYLGSVLIVNGEQNDHYISEIQHVRRRETVAMTPTNSLVLLNALAEQKPLVFNRPNIESEKKAVLHHISEITNTPEKPLVASSGLSIQYAIMMGLIHDALDNHKGKAIKIIVPPNCYGGTNDQARRVAACLNNVDIVDLPVDGDNDMVQSIHRVLDAIASQDAIPFIIAEIPTNPRVEVPNLKELQQALTKERKTLNDDIAIDPVFILDQTFCPNVQFLGKGNILSSVRTISYASGSKFPSGGRCTAGYCVGNKLSKTLMQTIEKHLILCDNEATVFQYKILAEQMPSMIQRIEDAYKNTREFVTFIEHALPQAKINFVSQELAKQGFTPSVFSLGLPTKGDTEEAREAYKRELNLKLINLMITEIPEESKFCVSYGQLKGCYWTVPATSTQGTTKEGDKDYIVRASVSPDLDLAKHKTVFIKFVESILN
- a CDS encoding DsbA family protein — translated: MSQENEITMVCDPVTGLCELPDFESEATKQDWNDDEEIFYIGDPMCSWCWGISPQVNALKRFANQQHINMELIMGGLRPGGGQEWDAKFKSFLKHHWQEVNKRSGQPFNMDLLDKEVFHYDTEPACRAVITVRTVSPEKTLPFYELVQYYFYAESKDPKQLDFYKPICEKLDIDFTAFSEKFTSQTMKDATRADFIKTRELGVNGFPSIVYRKKDKFYTIARGYTEFDDIKKTILKLRNN
- a CDS encoding M15 family metallopeptidase, with the protein product MKIHKILFLISVFIVFGFTFPQKNKLPEGFVHVKDIIPDLNVELRYFSSHNFVGDTITGYNANTLILTKQSAEALKKVQAHLQEQNLCLLVYDGFRPQRAVDHFSSWARLLNDTLQKQEFYPNVNKRHLFRDGYIASKSGHSRGSTVDLTIIDGNTSEPLDMGSPYDFFGKESWVEHPNLTETQEANRQLLQHVMLKYNFRNYPKEWWHFTLRWEPFPKTYFDFPIE